In the genome of Triticum urartu cultivar G1812 chromosome 5, Tu2.1, whole genome shotgun sequence, one region contains:
- the LOC125556030 gene encoding wiskott-Aldrich syndrome protein family member 2-like, translating to MPRSFVITLFVAVITMLAAMAVADTPADCPYPCLPPPTSGGVINSYPPPPPAGTGTGTGGGAGDGFGGSYPPPPAGGFQLTPPGVMPGFLAPPFSAVQAGPAPPPPNPVLPWFPWYYQHDNPITGSTASASSPPAVHRRTTCMVTLLLQLCLAILLRAP from the coding sequence ATGCCTAGATCCTTCGTGATCACCCTCTTCGTCGCCGTGATCACCATGCTCGCCGCCATGGCGGTGGCGGACACGCCGGCCGACTGCCCATACCCGTGCCTCCCGCCACCAACCTCAGGAGGCGTCATCAACAGCTACCCGCCACCGCCACCAGCAGGGACTGGAACGGGAACAGGTGGCGGTGCCGGCGACGGCTTCGGCGGCAGCTACCCGCCACCTCCGGCAGGGGGCTTCCAGCTGACCCCGCCCGGGGTCATGCCGGGGTTCCTCGCGCCGCCGTTCAGCGCCGTCCAGGCCGGGCCGGCTCCTCCGCCGCCGAACCCGGTCCTGCCGTGGTTCCCGTGGTACTACCAGCACGACAACCCGATCACGGGGTCGACCGCGTCGGCGTCCTCGCCACCGGCGGTGCACCGGAGGACAACGTGCATGGTCACCCTGCTGCTCCAACTGTGTTTAGCGATTCTTCTTCGGGCGCCGTAG